ATCACAATGTCGTGCAACTAAACCGATTTGGAAAAACAAATCGTCTTACGCACTAACCGCTTTATCCGTGTCCTCAACGTTAAATGCTTCCGTTCAATCTTTTGGGTGTTCGCTTTGCCGA
This genomic stretch from Oscillatoria sp. FACHB-1407 harbors:
- a CDS encoding IS1 family transposase encodes the protein GKANTQKIERKHLTLRTRIKRLVRKTICFSKSV